One window of the Colletotrichum destructivum chromosome 6, complete sequence genome contains the following:
- a CDS encoding Putative glycerol-3-phosphate dehydrogenase, NAD-dependent, NAD(P)-binding domain superfamily, with protein MLFRLRPVVSIARSSFPIRRFNSASTMAFLGAEKKHKVTVVGSGNWGSTIAKIVAENTAAFPDLFEQDVHMWVFEEDVVLDETSPYYDASVGDHPQKLTAVINKHHENTKYLPGISLPRNIVANPSLQDAVKDSTILIFNLPHQFIGNVCKQLRGHILPFARGISCIKGVNVSDDGVSLFSEWIGDGLGIYCGALSGANIASEIAAEKWSETTVAYDPPPMDNSRAPTPRSNSPNGTPTNGNGNGITPLTPVDMQHRDARGRASKTKLTPVPAEYPPLDHQIFKQLFHRPYFHVRMVSDVAGVSLGGALKNIVALAAGFVDGRGWGDNAKAAIMRVGLLEMVNFGKEFFGETVHTGTFTEESAGVADLITSCSGGRNFKCAKMAVEEGLSVQDVEKRELNGQMLQGTSTAQEVNSFLKARGLEKKYPLFTAVHGILEGRYSVDDIPTLVSSSEN; from the exons ATGCTCTTCAGACTGCGTCCTGTTGTTTCCATCGCCCGAAGCAGCTTTCCCATACGACGTTTCAACTCTGCATCCACCATGGCtttcctcggcgccgagaagaaACACAAGGTGACGGTCGTCGGCTCCGGTAACTG GGGTTCAACCATCGCCAAGATCGTCGCCGAGAACACGGCCGCCTTCCCCGACCTCTTCGAACAAGATGTCCACATGTGGGTGTTCGAAGAAGACGTCGTCCTTGACGAGACATCCCCCTATTACGACGCCTCCGTAGGCGACCACCCTCAGAAGCTCACCGCCGTTATTAACAAGCACCACGAAAACACCAAATACCTGCCCGGCATAAGTCTTCCCCGCAACATCGTCGCGAATCCCTCCCTccaggacgccgtcaaggactCTACTatcctcatcttcaacctGCCCCACCAGTTTATCGGCAACGTCTGCAAGCAGCTGAGAGGCCACATCCTGCCCTTCGCCCGCGGCATCTCGTGCATCAAGGGCGTCAACGtctcggacgacggcgtctccctcttctctgAGTGGATtggtgatggcctcggcatcTACTGCGGCGCCCTCTCCGGCGCAAACATCGCCTCTGAGATCGCCGCAGAGAAGTGGTCCGAGACCACCGTCGCCTACGACCCGCCTCCCATGGACAACTCCCGCGCCCCGACTCCGCGCTCCAACTCCCCCAACGGCACCCCCACCAATGGCAACGGAAACGGCATTACGCCTCTGACCCCTGTCGATATGCAGCACAGAGACGCCCGCGGCCGTGCCTCTAAGACGAAGCTCACCCCCGTTCCCGCCGAGTACCCGCCTCTCGACCACCAGATCTTCAAGCAACTTTTCCACCGTCCCTACTTCCACGTGCGCATGGTCtccgacgtcgccggcgtctccCTTGGCGGCGCCCTCAAGAACATCGTCGCTCTGGCtgccggcttcgtcgacggccgcggtTGGGGTGACAATGCAaaggccgccatcatgcgCGTCGGCCTGCTGGAGATGGTCAACTTTGGAAAGGAGTTCTTTGGCGAGACGGTCCACACCGGCACTTTCACCGAGGAGTCGGCCGGTGTCGCCGATCTGATCACATCgtgcagcggcggccgcaACTTTAAGTGCGCAAAgatggccgtcgaggagggcctgAGCGTTCAGGATGTCGAGAAGAGGGAGCTCAACGGTCAGATGCTGCAGGGCACGAGCACGGCGCAGGAGGTCAACAGCTTCCTCAAGGCGAGGGGTCTGGAGAAGAAATACCCGCTCTTCACCGCCGTGCACGGCATCCTCGAGGGACGCTACAGCGTCGATGACATCCCTACCTTGGTGTCAAGCTCCGAGAACTAG
- a CDS encoding Putative gamma-glutamylcyclotransferase translates to MTTAIPQEPVCLLQRICKVASTPATTPTSARSKPSYPPVSSIPRTSPSRLAAASPDAPSSPGDNDDDATTQSTVLYLAYGSNLSAETFLGTRGIRPLSRVNVSAPSLTLVFDLPGLPYREPCFANSAPRKVPKLPDPSDPPKLPPVPPLPPPTSSASQSGSSADLGWDKGLFGVVYEVTPEDYATIVATEGGGSSYADILTPCIPLPPRVSVPEKPPIDIPRPFLAHTLYYPDIPDAPDDDDDDKDDPKKPQDPRKKWYWRFLRPNRRPDPAYAQPSARYLKLITDGAAEHELPDDYQRWLGGLRAYAPTTWRQRAGRWLLTALFLPVLLLFFLLSKRAANKEGKAPLWLGVTLGVIFHLLWTVYDVVLKPVFGDGERTQDEEKEKEKDGGGGTFRKRSWRGRFACTDEEKVGLLEHMD, encoded by the coding sequence ATGACGACTGCGATCCCCCAGGAACCGGTGTGTCTGCTCCAGCGCATCTGCAAAGTtgcctcgacgccggcgacgacaccAACCTCTGCCCGCTCGAAACCGTCGTACCCACCCGTCTCCAGCATCCCGCGGACTTCCCCTTCGCGCCTGGCTGCGGCCTCGCCGGACGCaccctcgtcgcccggcgataacgacgacgacgccaccACGCAATCCACGGTCCTCTACCTCGCCTACGGCTCCAACCTCAGCGCGGAGACCTTCCTCGGCACCCGCGGTATCCGCCCGCTCTCCCGGGTCAACGTCTCCGCCCCGTCCCTCACactcgtcttcgacctccCCGGCCTGCCCTACCGCGAGCCGTGCTTCGCCAACTCGGCGCCGCGGAAAGTGCCCAAGCTCCCCGACCCCTCCGACCCGCCCAAGCTCCCGCCCGtcccgccgctgccgcccccgaCGTCCTCCGCGTCCCAGTCCGGCTCGTCCGCAGACCTCGGCTGGGACAAGGGCCTCTTCGGCGTCGTGTACGAGGTCACGCCCGAGGACTACGCCACCATCGTCGCgaccgagggcggcggctccTCGTACGCCGACATCCTGACCCCTTGCATCCCGCTCCCGCCCCGCGTCTCCGTCCCCGAGAAGCCGCCCATCGACATCCCGCgccccttcctcgcccacACCCTCTACTACCCCGATATCCCCGACGCCccggatgacgacgacgacgacaaggacgacCCCAAGAAGCCCCAGGATCCCCGCAAGAAATGGTACTGGCGCTTCCTTCGACCCAACCGCCGCCCGGACCCGGCCTACGCGCAGCCCTCGGCGCGCTACCTCAAGCTCAtcaccgacggcgccgccgagcacgagCTGCCGGACGACTACCAGCGctggctcggcggcctgcgcGCCTacgcgccgacgacgtggcggcagcgggccgGCCGCTGGCTCCTGACGGCGCTGTTCCTGCCCGTCctgctgctcttcttcctgctcaGCAAGCGGGCCGCGAACAAGGAGGGTAAGGCGCCGCTGTGGCTCGGCGTGACGCTGGGCGTCATCTTCCACCTGCTCTGGACGGTGTACGACGTCGTGTTGAAGCCCGTGTTCGGGGATGGCGAGAGGACGCAggatgaggagaaggagaaggagaaggacgggggcggggggaCGTTCCGGAAGAGGTCGTGGAGGGGTCGGTTTGCGTGTactgacgaggagaaggtggGACTTTTGGAGCACATGGACTGA
- a CDS encoding Putative Ulp1 protease family catalytic domain, papain-like cysteine peptidase superfamily, translated as MRIGDRPNRPPRTLCKRASSHPAACWSGYFGVSASGPLLHQQPLLHCLPTPAERPSRLLSSALDVVSHLTLIPPGPPSPSRPSPWDLPGFERCFQNPFPPPSPPPPTSPSLRTMAAAVDVRTTSSVPHTGADRPSSTSRFLAFRSSRHQQLPRDPGSPNSTSTSSSISSVASAPTSSPTATSATQLPSPSSSPPSTSTAKSGHWSESRLSMPFRKMARHFGDTLSPQQPYLSYHDILLTYEDIKALKNDWLTDNNIAFWEEWLEREILPKYPQARICLLRPSMTFLLMKEPDMRQIRSALPDFSKTTHIFLPINDARNVAQAEGGSHWSLLLVSAIDGVAFHYDSLGGANYSEGRLATQKMSEILGRPLRYLNLEDSPQQENGSDCGVFVCILMRHLLIKRLLSANAREKVSMSMANKLIDSHGGRKEMLKIIESLRKEGERRRS; from the exons CCTTCTGCATCAACAACCTTTATTGCACTGCTTACCTACTCCCGCCGAACGCCCTTCCCGACTGCTGTCCTCCGCGCTTGATGTCGTATCTCATTTAACCTTGATTCCCCCAGGCCCCCCAAGCCCCTCTAGACCGAGTCCCTGGGATCTCCCCGGATTTGAACGGTGTTTCCAGAatcccttccctcccccttcccctcctcctcccacttcCCCCTCCCTGCGTACGATGGCAGCGGCAGTCGACGTGCGAACAACATCGAGTGTCCCTCACACGGGGGCAGACCGCCCGAGCAGTACCAG CCGCTTCCTCGCCTTCCGCTCCTCTCGTCACCAGCAGCTCCCCCGCGATCCCGGGTCTCCCAACTccacctcgacgagctcctccatctcctccgtcGCATCAgcgccgacatcatcgccaacaGCGACATCAGCAACCCaactcccctccccctcgtcctcgcccccGAGCACGAGCACCGCCAAGTCCGGCCACTGGTCCGAGTCGCGCCTGAGCATGCCGTTCAGGAAGATGGCCCGCCACTTTGGCGACACT CTCTCCCCGCAGCAACCCTACCTGTCGT ATCACGATATCCTCC TCACCTACGAGGATATCAAGGCGCTCAAAAATGACTGGCTAACAGACAAC AACATTGCCTTTTGGGAAGA ATGGCTGGAGCGTGAAATCCTTCCCAAGTACCCGCAAGCCCGTATCTGCCTTCTGCGGCCATCGATGACCTTCCTCCTCATGAAAGAACCCGACATGCGCCAGATCCGCTCGGCCCTCCCCGACTTCTCCAAAACGACGCACATCTTCCTGCCCATTAACGATGCCCGCAATGTGGCCCAGGCTGAGGGCGGCTCTCACTGGTCCCTGTTGCTCGTCagcgccatcgacggcgtcgctTTTCACTACGACTCACTCGGTGGCGCAAACTATTCGGAGGGCCGCCTGGCGACCCAAAAGATGTCCGAGATCCTCGGTCGCCCGCTCCGGTACCTTAACTTGGAAGACTCCCCGCAGCAGGAGAACGGTAGCGACTGTGGCGTCTTTGTTTGCATCCTCATGCGCCATCTCCTCATCAAGCGCCTGCTTAGCGCAAACGCCCGCGAAAAGGTCAGCATGAGCATGGCCAACAAGCTTATCGACAGCCACGGCGGACGGAAAGAGATGCTCAAGATAATCGAGAGCTTACggaaggagggcgagaggaggagatcGTAA